Proteins from one Hoplias malabaricus isolate fHopMal1 chromosome 2, fHopMal1.hap1, whole genome shotgun sequence genomic window:
- the nop10 gene encoding H/ACA ribonucleoprotein complex subunit 3, which translates to MFLQFFLNENGERVYTLKKVDPEGKPTSSAHPARFSPDDKFSRHRVTIKKRFGLLLTQQPRPVL; encoded by the exons ATGTTCCTGCAGTTCTTCCTCAACGAGAACGGAGAAAGGGTCTACACCCTGAAG AAGGTGGATCCAGAAGGCAAACCCACCAGCTCTGCACACCCGGCTCGATTCTCTCCAGATGACAAGTTTTCCCGCCATCGAGTGACCATCAAGAAACGCTTCGGACTTCTGCTGACCCAGCAGCCAAGACCTGTTCTGTGA
- the LOC136683217 gene encoding centromere-associated protein E-like isoform X1: protein MQNILDPAELVSFLTPVQPHQNDIPHVSTPHVVVKYPVQTQLQLGSHTLIQENDPGPSSIPEVDLSISVPLIKSTEKAAILQLKDNPNMFVNSQLHSDVISENTPHPLPNSLQPPNLNAGAFWEFPGPPILPVHTMSAKPLNYLKAQQPPVLLDSKYPQYTQQFHPPCLPPLYVNSTQSNNPSTSCYVQSHIEPSYLPVSDLKFQPAGQPEPQINFKNMSPVFRMSPQSHLLFLCKDPQFLPPHIQKISPHLSHSNAQGPSCHSRFKQPSVIHSPCEGTSLSQKLYKSYRLWQLYCREAKSFYSSSPDVEALACFFLPVIRAITLQCPEISLPEAVKTAVSEWEKHSNYDRMDYYHMAQKFMEFEVEELKHFWAEEKAIYSQETPRQNQNPILKNESSRLTGNRPKQSLNQDAGRRTKNPKSGPTASCCGRQVKSNIQDLFEKALEEYSEIMEALEANKKGSSEDTEDEDVNDDIENEVGAEIDMAFLSSLLSADSTTTDVPTRLDEGVPSGVPLLQTACLLSPQTTDESIYAAPHLSPSPGPSPHLHAAPQLSRPQHSKPLQPHQSNSTRSLSVDNTNGPVTETLSHSMEQLKTIVVDSGSLGHVQFKLTNLDIHKVTLARYKKCTFKSSNSTKTKTSLENRMKTVNIEKENKHMTLKQTVIEGLSNVDKDSDGKDMPLFLDKNDDLPKVENKDVKEACSTGELLLEDHSNLSVDCETGHLQEVAMLSTSSSSRQDHSTSTRPPRILSPPSHISTPERETPKEKSMSFHVETNKTKKDEGHLTSSSCCPPSLSHLSFCVLRNYSPSIAELIKKVTEVSKLVRSSLHYPCPFESFYPPSDHSSQDPTQKDGLQELTCFTEVSESTHTERMVPDAPSNCSISDHKPVFSTNTEKQDPKRTTAGIIKSSHVLDRDIKSSQDKTKPVKETSETPEALPETMEDQNLQAEQHIPHQKYAVTDHKTHVNEQQTFHLGDAYLGSLKCYSAVDIDRTKLTESSQDKTKPVKHTAKRTEVIPQIVVDQNLQDLPQMDEQSNPIVKDSTTNINPTRFSSVDQDLPSERESSPTTVLNAQDHMVSLALSKFTKYDAVTNIHSGELRDAAARSRTAQKTQYLENTSTVPECLDFNTTELSSTKADSTLDIVDLKLATNLQDSLRLVEVETPLEPVAGGAEMSSSHKDIECNSAVEDAASKESTEIDAEVTEDTNGQIGHESSLTVEHNNTQVVSKKWKETGIKRRKSNIRPVYLPGENNVQTAKVTEMTTEMPLPNTTVENGSTSAGEKSTAGDVLCMSEEELNLVQKTGAVQHKQDKSNTIQTKILATKYEEKNVTIKDTLQSSSKENLNSNKCDGSKRPNKRVTRSNTRSQASKESTAAAHRDLEIMAKAPIRNVEADSSPLSESKNISIKNKKMVDSAKEKELTKFDGTQSTVSEVSVDIMKAQRRERTATGTRQGQREAETKVAQKVRDERNEDVKSTGRCRLKYLFDEKQESGINAEKGHIPSRLERLSKQRTAENYKAYSSFLMDTRRTKRLNILPSEEVAGTLKIKAKQPNAERTTLTKKVERKHHQVMAGISTASRRSGHGRGILMDPKQTRSDTELGEDTETEWIYTDKGKMLALKESSLVEQPARITRSIERAKKEITDREKEDEITSGRTKRGKVRIKEPLESNKNTGWLNSTKKTRNRGELVAVATAKELAKICGEKCRADASGGIHSSGSGQRLRINNSVLSTNAPVKDKSKATDDNMKNSMWTRFKRGKGQNNMTDVSSMERSIRTCAPFQHSQMDKRTRERKLANDSSSNRGSQK from the exons ATGCAAAACATTCTTGACCCAGCTGAGCTGGTTTCATTTCTAACACCTGTGCAACCCCATCAGAATGATATTCCACATGTTTCAACACCTCATGTGGTTGTGAAGTATCCAGTTCAAACTCAGCTGCAGCTAGGATCACATACATTGATTCAGGAAAATGATCCAGGACCGTCCAGTATCCCAGAAGTGGACCTTTCTATTTCAGTTCCCTTAATAAAGTCCACAGAGAAGGCTGCCATACTACAACTTAAAGACAACCCAAACATGTTTGTGAATTCTCAACTACATTCTGATGTAATATCAGAAAATACACCACATCCACTGCCCAACTCACTTCAGCCTCCCAATCTGAATGCTGGAGCTTTTTGGGAATTTCCAGGACCACCAATTTTACCAGTTCATACAATGTCAGCCAAACCCTTAAACTATCTTAAAGCCCAGCAGCCACCAGTTTTGCTGGATTCAAAATACCCCCAGTATACCCAACAATTCCACCCTCCTTGCCTCCCACCTCTTTATGTCAACAGCACACAGTCGAATAATCCGTCTACATCTTGCTATGTCCAGTCACACATTGAGCCCAGTTACCTTCCAGTCTCTGACCTAAAGTTCCAGCCAGCCGGCCAACCAGAGCCTCAgataaactttaaaaatatgtcACCAGTATTTCGTATGAGCCCCCAAAGCCACCTTCTATTTCTCTGCAAGGACCCACAGTTTCTGCCCCCACACATTCAAAAGATCAGTCCTCACTTATCTCATTCAAATGCCCAAGGTCCATCGTGCCATAGTAGATTTAAACAGCCTTCTGTGATACATTCCCCTTGTGAGGGGACTAGTCTCTctcaaaaactatacaaaaGCTACAGGTTGTGGCAGTTGTACTGCAGGGAAGCAAAGTCTTTCTACAGCAGCAGTCCAGATGTGGAGGCCTTGGCTTGCTTCTTCCT ACCAGTAATTCGTGCCATCACTCTTCAGTGTCCTGAAATCTCTCTCCCTGAAGCAGTGAAGACAGCTGTGTCAGAGTGGGAGAAGCACTCCAACTATGACCGCATGGACTACTACCACATGGCCCAAAA GTTCATGGAATTTGAGGTGGAGGAACTGAAACACTTCTGGGCAGAAGAAAAGGCTATATATAGCCAGGAGACTCCACGACAAAATCAGAATCCAATTCTAAAAAATGAATCATCTAGGTTAACAG GCAACAGACCTAAGCAAAGCTTGAACCAAGATGCAGGCCGCAGGACCAAAAATCCTAAAAGTGGTCCTACAGCATCATGTTGTGGTCGGCAAGTCAAAAGTAATATTCAAGACCTGTTTGAAAAGGCACTAGAGGAGTACAGTGAGATCATGGAAGCCTTGGAAGCAAACAAGAAAGGGAGCTCTGAGGATACTGAGGACGAGGATGTGAATGATGACATTGAAAATGAG GTTGGGGCGGAGATCGACATggcttttctctcttctctgctGTCTGCAGATTCCACCACTACAGATGTGCCGACACGGCTAGATGAG GGTGTGCCCAGTGGTGTCCCTTTACTGCAAACAGCGTGCCTCTTAAGTCCTCAGACCACAGATGAATCCATTTATGCAGCACCACATCTGTCTCCATCACCTGGACCTTCACCTCACCTCCATGCAGCTCCCCAACTGTCTAGACCCCAACATTCAAAACCTCTTCAGCCCCATCAATCCAATAgcaccaggtctctctctgtggacAACACCAATGGCCCTGTGACTGAAACCTTATCCCACAGCATGGAGCAGTTAAAGACCATTGTAGTGGACTCTGGTTCCCTAGGTCATGTGCAATTCAAGTTGACTAATTTAGACATTCATAAAGTAACTCTGGCAAGGTACAAAAAATGCACATTCAAAAGCTCAAATAGCACAAAAACAAAGACCTCTCTTGAAAACAGAATGAAGACTGTCAATATagagaaggaaaacaaacataTGACCCTAAAACAGACAGTCATAGAAGGCTTATCTAATGTAGACAAAGACAGTGATGGGAAAGATATGCCACTGTTTTTAGACAAAAACGATGACCTCCCAAAAGTGGAGAATAAAGACGTTAAAGAGGCTTGTTCCACTGGAGAGTTGTTACTTGAAGACCACTCAAACCTTTCTGTTGACTGTGAGACAGGGCATTTACAGGAAGTGGCAATGCTTTCCACATCATCTTCCTCAAGACAAGACCATTCTACCTCCACCAGGCCTCCAAGAATCCTGAGTCCTCCCTCTCATATATCGACACCGGAGAGAGAAACTCCCAAAGAGAAATCAATGAGTTTCCATGTTGAAACTAATAAAACCAAGAAAGATGAAGGTCATTTAACAAGTTCCTCATGCTGTCCACCAAGTTTGTCACACCTATCTTTTTGTGTTCTAAGGAACTACTCACCAAGCATAGCCGAGCTTATAAAGAAGGTAACTGAGGTGTCTAAGTTGGTTAGATCTTCACTACACTATCCTTGCCCTTTTGAGTCTTTTTATCCACCTTCTGATCATTCCAGTCAGGATCCTACTCAGAAAGATGGGTTACAAGAACTGACCTGCTTCACTGAAGTTTCTGAATCTACACACACTGAAAGGATGGTTCCAGATGCTCCTTCAAATTGCTCGATTTCTGACCACAAACCTGTCTTTTCAactaacacagaaaaacaagaccCTAAAAGAACAACAGCTGGAATTATAAAATCCAGCCATGTATTAGACAGAGACATAAAATCAAGTCAGGACAAAACAAAGCCAGTTAAGGAGACATCCGAAACACCTGAAGCGCTGCCTGAAACAATGGAGGACCAAAACCTCCAAGCGGAACAACATATCCCACACCAAAAATATGCAGTTACAGACCATAAGACACATGTCAATGAACAACAAACTTTCCATTTAGGGGATGCATATCTTGGAAGTCTAAAGTGCTACAGTGCAGTGGATATTGACAGAACAAAGTTGACTGAGTCAAGCCaggacaaaacaaaaccagTTAAACACACAGCCAAAAGAACTGAGGTGATTCCTCAAATAGTGGTGGACCAGAACCTTCAAGATCTACCTCAAATGGATGAGCAATCAAACCCAATAGTCAAAGATTCCACAACAAATATTAATCCCACACGTTTCAGCTCAGTAGATCAAGACCTTCCCTCAGAAAGGGAATCCTCTCCAACTACAGTTCTAAACGCACAGGATCATATGGTATCTTTAGCCCTAAGCAAGTTTACTAAATATGATGCTGTAACAAACATCCATTCAGGTGAATTGAGAGACGCAGCAGCAAGATCAAGAACTGCGCAAAAGACCCAATATTTAGAGAACACCTCAACTGTGCCAGAGTGTCTAGATTTTAATACAACAGAGCTGTCAAGCACAAAAGCAGACAGCACATTAGATATAGTTGATCTCAAGCTGGCTACAAATTTGCAGGACTCCCTGAGGCTTGTAGAGGTAGAAACTCCTCTGGAACCTGTGGCTGGAGGTGCAGAAATGAGCTCTTCCCATAAGGACATTGAATGTAACAGTGCAGTGGAGGATGCTGCAAGCAAAGAATCGACAGAGATTGATGCAGAGGTAACTGAGGACACAAATGGTCAGATTGGTCATGAGAGCAGTTTGACAGTAGAACATAATAACACACAAGTGGTCTCTAAAAAGTGGAAAGAGACTGGGATAAAGAGAAGAAAGTCCAATATACGTCCTGTATATCTGCCTGGGGAAAACAATGTTCAGACAGCTAAGGTGACGGAGATGACGACTGAAATGCCCCTGCCCAATACAACAGTAGAAAACGGAAGCACGTCGGCAGGGGAGAAGAGCACAGCTGGAGATGTTTTATGCATGAGTGAAGAAGAATTAAACCTGGTTCAAAAAACAGGAGCTGTCCAACATAAACAAGACAAAAGCAACACGATACAAACTAAGATTCTGGCCACTAAATATGAGGAGAAAAACGTAACAATTAAAGATACATTGCAGTCAAGTTCAAAGGAAAATCTCAACTCAAACAAGTGTGATGGAAGTAAAAGACCGAACAAAAGAGTGACCAGATCAAACACCAGATCTCAGGCAAGCAAGGAATCAACAGCAGCAGCTCACAGGGACTTAGAAATCATGGCAAAGGCACCCATCAGGAACGTGGAAGCAGATTCATCTCCACTTTCTGAGAGTAAGAATATTAGTATCAAGAACAAAAAAATGGTTGATTCAGCCAAAGAGAAAGAGCTAACAAAATTTGATGGAACCCAATCCACAGTATCAGAGGTAAGTGTGGATATAATGAAAGCTCAAAGACGTGAGAGAACAGCGACAGGAACTAGACAAGGCCAGAGAGAGGCTGAAACAAAAGTGGCACAAAAGGTAAGGGATGAAAGAAATGAGGATGTGAAAAGTACTGGGAGGTGCagactgaaatatttatttgatgAAAAGCAGGAAAGTGGGATAAATGCAGAGAAAGGGCACATCCCAAGCAGATTGGAGAGGCTGAGTAAACAAAGAACAGCAGAAAACTACAAGGCTTATTCTAGCTTTTTGATGGATACAAGAAGGACAAAAAGACTTAATATTCTGCCATCTGAAGAGGTAGCAGGGACACTGAAAATTAAAGCAAAGCAACCAAATGCTGAACGTACCACTTTAACAAAGAAAgtagagagaaaacaccaccaGGTCATGGCAGGGATCAGTACAGCATCAAGGAGGAGCGGTCATGGTCGTGGTATACTGATGGATCCAAAACAGACAAGATCTGACACTGAACTTGGGGAGGACACTGAGACTGAGTGGATCTATACAGACAAAGGAAAAATGTTGGCTTTGAAAGAGAGTAGTCTCGTAGAACAGCCAGCAAGAATAACAAGGAGTATAGAAAGAGCAAAAAAGGAAATCACAGACAGGGAGAAGGAAGATGAAATTACCAGTGGAAGAACAAAAAGGGGGAAAGTGAGGATTAAAGAGCCTTTAGAAAGCAATAAAAATACTGGTTGGCTGAACAGCACTAAGAAAACGAGAAACCGTGGTGAATTGGTGGCTGTGGCAACTGCAAAAGAATTAGCCAAAATATGTGGAGAAAAATGTAGAGCTGATGCATCAGGAGGAATTCATTCAAGCGGGTCCGGCCAAAGATTGAGAATAAACAACTCGGTGCTTAGTACTAATGCTCCAGTTAAAGACAAGTCAAAGGCAACAGACGACAACATGAAAAACAGCATGTGGACAAGGTTTAAGAGAGGCAAAGGGCAAAACAACATGACTGACGTTAGTTCAATGGAACGGTCAATAAGAACCTGTGCACCATTTCAACATTCTCAGATGGATAAAAGAACGAGAGAAAGAAAATTGGCAAAtgacagcagcagcaacagaggGAGCCAAAAATGA
- the LOC136683217 gene encoding centromere-associated protein E-like isoform X2 produces MFVNSQLHSDVISENTPHPLPNSLQPPNLNAGAFWEFPGPPILPVHTMSAKPLNYLKAQQPPVLLDSKYPQYTQQFHPPCLPPLYVNSTQSNNPSTSCYVQSHIEPSYLPVSDLKFQPAGQPEPQINFKNMSPVFRMSPQSHLLFLCKDPQFLPPHIQKISPHLSHSNAQGPSCHSRFKQPSVIHSPCEGTSLSQKLYKSYRLWQLYCREAKSFYSSSPDVEALACFFLPVIRAITLQCPEISLPEAVKTAVSEWEKHSNYDRMDYYHMAQKFMEFEVEELKHFWAEEKAIYSQETPRQNQNPILKNESSRLTGNRPKQSLNQDAGRRTKNPKSGPTASCCGRQVKSNIQDLFEKALEEYSEIMEALEANKKGSSEDTEDEDVNDDIENEVGAEIDMAFLSSLLSADSTTTDVPTRLDEGVPSGVPLLQTACLLSPQTTDESIYAAPHLSPSPGPSPHLHAAPQLSRPQHSKPLQPHQSNSTRSLSVDNTNGPVTETLSHSMEQLKTIVVDSGSLGHVQFKLTNLDIHKVTLARYKKCTFKSSNSTKTKTSLENRMKTVNIEKENKHMTLKQTVIEGLSNVDKDSDGKDMPLFLDKNDDLPKVENKDVKEACSTGELLLEDHSNLSVDCETGHLQEVAMLSTSSSSRQDHSTSTRPPRILSPPSHISTPERETPKEKSMSFHVETNKTKKDEGHLTSSSCCPPSLSHLSFCVLRNYSPSIAELIKKVTEVSKLVRSSLHYPCPFESFYPPSDHSSQDPTQKDGLQELTCFTEVSESTHTERMVPDAPSNCSISDHKPVFSTNTEKQDPKRTTAGIIKSSHVLDRDIKSSQDKTKPVKETSETPEALPETMEDQNLQAEQHIPHQKYAVTDHKTHVNEQQTFHLGDAYLGSLKCYSAVDIDRTKLTESSQDKTKPVKHTAKRTEVIPQIVVDQNLQDLPQMDEQSNPIVKDSTTNINPTRFSSVDQDLPSERESSPTTVLNAQDHMVSLALSKFTKYDAVTNIHSGELRDAAARSRTAQKTQYLENTSTVPECLDFNTTELSSTKADSTLDIVDLKLATNLQDSLRLVEVETPLEPVAGGAEMSSSHKDIECNSAVEDAASKESTEIDAEVTEDTNGQIGHESSLTVEHNNTQVVSKKWKETGIKRRKSNIRPVYLPGENNVQTAKVTEMTTEMPLPNTTVENGSTSAGEKSTAGDVLCMSEEELNLVQKTGAVQHKQDKSNTIQTKILATKYEEKNVTIKDTLQSSSKENLNSNKCDGSKRPNKRVTRSNTRSQASKESTAAAHRDLEIMAKAPIRNVEADSSPLSESKNISIKNKKMVDSAKEKELTKFDGTQSTVSEVSVDIMKAQRRERTATGTRQGQREAETKVAQKVRDERNEDVKSTGRCRLKYLFDEKQESGINAEKGHIPSRLERLSKQRTAENYKAYSSFLMDTRRTKRLNILPSEEVAGTLKIKAKQPNAERTTLTKKVERKHHQVMAGISTASRRSGHGRGILMDPKQTRSDTELGEDTETEWIYTDKGKMLALKESSLVEQPARITRSIERAKKEITDREKEDEITSGRTKRGKVRIKEPLESNKNTGWLNSTKKTRNRGELVAVATAKELAKICGEKCRADASGGIHSSGSGQRLRINNSVLSTNAPVKDKSKATDDNMKNSMWTRFKRGKGQNNMTDVSSMERSIRTCAPFQHSQMDKRTRERKLANDSSSNRGSQK; encoded by the exons ATGTTTGTGAATTCTCAACTACATTCTGATGTAATATCAGAAAATACACCACATCCACTGCCCAACTCACTTCAGCCTCCCAATCTGAATGCTGGAGCTTTTTGGGAATTTCCAGGACCACCAATTTTACCAGTTCATACAATGTCAGCCAAACCCTTAAACTATCTTAAAGCCCAGCAGCCACCAGTTTTGCTGGATTCAAAATACCCCCAGTATACCCAACAATTCCACCCTCCTTGCCTCCCACCTCTTTATGTCAACAGCACACAGTCGAATAATCCGTCTACATCTTGCTATGTCCAGTCACACATTGAGCCCAGTTACCTTCCAGTCTCTGACCTAAAGTTCCAGCCAGCCGGCCAACCAGAGCCTCAgataaactttaaaaatatgtcACCAGTATTTCGTATGAGCCCCCAAAGCCACCTTCTATTTCTCTGCAAGGACCCACAGTTTCTGCCCCCACACATTCAAAAGATCAGTCCTCACTTATCTCATTCAAATGCCCAAGGTCCATCGTGCCATAGTAGATTTAAACAGCCTTCTGTGATACATTCCCCTTGTGAGGGGACTAGTCTCTctcaaaaactatacaaaaGCTACAGGTTGTGGCAGTTGTACTGCAGGGAAGCAAAGTCTTTCTACAGCAGCAGTCCAGATGTGGAGGCCTTGGCTTGCTTCTTCCT ACCAGTAATTCGTGCCATCACTCTTCAGTGTCCTGAAATCTCTCTCCCTGAAGCAGTGAAGACAGCTGTGTCAGAGTGGGAGAAGCACTCCAACTATGACCGCATGGACTACTACCACATGGCCCAAAA GTTCATGGAATTTGAGGTGGAGGAACTGAAACACTTCTGGGCAGAAGAAAAGGCTATATATAGCCAGGAGACTCCACGACAAAATCAGAATCCAATTCTAAAAAATGAATCATCTAGGTTAACAG GCAACAGACCTAAGCAAAGCTTGAACCAAGATGCAGGCCGCAGGACCAAAAATCCTAAAAGTGGTCCTACAGCATCATGTTGTGGTCGGCAAGTCAAAAGTAATATTCAAGACCTGTTTGAAAAGGCACTAGAGGAGTACAGTGAGATCATGGAAGCCTTGGAAGCAAACAAGAAAGGGAGCTCTGAGGATACTGAGGACGAGGATGTGAATGATGACATTGAAAATGAG GTTGGGGCGGAGATCGACATggcttttctctcttctctgctGTCTGCAGATTCCACCACTACAGATGTGCCGACACGGCTAGATGAG GGTGTGCCCAGTGGTGTCCCTTTACTGCAAACAGCGTGCCTCTTAAGTCCTCAGACCACAGATGAATCCATTTATGCAGCACCACATCTGTCTCCATCACCTGGACCTTCACCTCACCTCCATGCAGCTCCCCAACTGTCTAGACCCCAACATTCAAAACCTCTTCAGCCCCATCAATCCAATAgcaccaggtctctctctgtggacAACACCAATGGCCCTGTGACTGAAACCTTATCCCACAGCATGGAGCAGTTAAAGACCATTGTAGTGGACTCTGGTTCCCTAGGTCATGTGCAATTCAAGTTGACTAATTTAGACATTCATAAAGTAACTCTGGCAAGGTACAAAAAATGCACATTCAAAAGCTCAAATAGCACAAAAACAAAGACCTCTCTTGAAAACAGAATGAAGACTGTCAATATagagaaggaaaacaaacataTGACCCTAAAACAGACAGTCATAGAAGGCTTATCTAATGTAGACAAAGACAGTGATGGGAAAGATATGCCACTGTTTTTAGACAAAAACGATGACCTCCCAAAAGTGGAGAATAAAGACGTTAAAGAGGCTTGTTCCACTGGAGAGTTGTTACTTGAAGACCACTCAAACCTTTCTGTTGACTGTGAGACAGGGCATTTACAGGAAGTGGCAATGCTTTCCACATCATCTTCCTCAAGACAAGACCATTCTACCTCCACCAGGCCTCCAAGAATCCTGAGTCCTCCCTCTCATATATCGACACCGGAGAGAGAAACTCCCAAAGAGAAATCAATGAGTTTCCATGTTGAAACTAATAAAACCAAGAAAGATGAAGGTCATTTAACAAGTTCCTCATGCTGTCCACCAAGTTTGTCACACCTATCTTTTTGTGTTCTAAGGAACTACTCACCAAGCATAGCCGAGCTTATAAAGAAGGTAACTGAGGTGTCTAAGTTGGTTAGATCTTCACTACACTATCCTTGCCCTTTTGAGTCTTTTTATCCACCTTCTGATCATTCCAGTCAGGATCCTACTCAGAAAGATGGGTTACAAGAACTGACCTGCTTCACTGAAGTTTCTGAATCTACACACACTGAAAGGATGGTTCCAGATGCTCCTTCAAATTGCTCGATTTCTGACCACAAACCTGTCTTTTCAactaacacagaaaaacaagaccCTAAAAGAACAACAGCTGGAATTATAAAATCCAGCCATGTATTAGACAGAGACATAAAATCAAGTCAGGACAAAACAAAGCCAGTTAAGGAGACATCCGAAACACCTGAAGCGCTGCCTGAAACAATGGAGGACCAAAACCTCCAAGCGGAACAACATATCCCACACCAAAAATATGCAGTTACAGACCATAAGACACATGTCAATGAACAACAAACTTTCCATTTAGGGGATGCATATCTTGGAAGTCTAAAGTGCTACAGTGCAGTGGATATTGACAGAACAAAGTTGACTGAGTCAAGCCaggacaaaacaaaaccagTTAAACACACAGCCAAAAGAACTGAGGTGATTCCTCAAATAGTGGTGGACCAGAACCTTCAAGATCTACCTCAAATGGATGAGCAATCAAACCCAATAGTCAAAGATTCCACAACAAATATTAATCCCACACGTTTCAGCTCAGTAGATCAAGACCTTCCCTCAGAAAGGGAATCCTCTCCAACTACAGTTCTAAACGCACAGGATCATATGGTATCTTTAGCCCTAAGCAAGTTTACTAAATATGATGCTGTAACAAACATCCATTCAGGTGAATTGAGAGACGCAGCAGCAAGATCAAGAACTGCGCAAAAGACCCAATATTTAGAGAACACCTCAACTGTGCCAGAGTGTCTAGATTTTAATACAACAGAGCTGTCAAGCACAAAAGCAGACAGCACATTAGATATAGTTGATCTCAAGCTGGCTACAAATTTGCAGGACTCCCTGAGGCTTGTAGAGGTAGAAACTCCTCTGGAACCTGTGGCTGGAGGTGCAGAAATGAGCTCTTCCCATAAGGACATTGAATGTAACAGTGCAGTGGAGGATGCTGCAAGCAAAGAATCGACAGAGATTGATGCAGAGGTAACTGAGGACACAAATGGTCAGATTGGTCATGAGAGCAGTTTGACAGTAGAACATAATAACACACAAGTGGTCTCTAAAAAGTGGAAAGAGACTGGGATAAAGAGAAGAAAGTCCAATATACGTCCTGTATATCTGCCTGGGGAAAACAATGTTCAGACAGCTAAGGTGACGGAGATGACGACTGAAATGCCCCTGCCCAATACAACAGTAGAAAACGGAAGCACGTCGGCAGGGGAGAAGAGCACAGCTGGAGATGTTTTATGCATGAGTGAAGAAGAATTAAACCTGGTTCAAAAAACAGGAGCTGTCCAACATAAACAAGACAAAAGCAACACGATACAAACTAAGATTCTGGCCACTAAATATGAGGAGAAAAACGTAACAATTAAAGATACATTGCAGTCAAGTTCAAAGGAAAATCTCAACTCAAACAAGTGTGATGGAAGTAAAAGACCGAACAAAAGAGTGACCAGATCAAACACCAGATCTCAGGCAAGCAAGGAATCAACAGCAGCAGCTCACAGGGACTTAGAAATCATGGCAAAGGCACCCATCAGGAACGTGGAAGCAGATTCATCTCCACTTTCTGAGAGTAAGAATATTAGTATCAAGAACAAAAAAATGGTTGATTCAGCCAAAGAGAAAGAGCTAACAAAATTTGATGGAACCCAATCCACAGTATCAGAGGTAAGTGTGGATATAATGAAAGCTCAAAGACGTGAGAGAACAGCGACAGGAACTAGACAAGGCCAGAGAGAGGCTGAAACAAAAGTGGCACAAAAGGTAAGGGATGAAAGAAATGAGGATGTGAAAAGTACTGGGAGGTGCagactgaaatatttatttgatgAAAAGCAGGAAAGTGGGATAAATGCAGAGAAAGGGCACATCCCAAGCAGATTGGAGAGGCTGAGTAAACAAAGAACAGCAGAAAACTACAAGGCTTATTCTAGCTTTTTGATGGATACAAGAAGGACAAAAAGACTTAATATTCTGCCATCTGAAGAGGTAGCAGGGACACTGAAAATTAAAGCAAAGCAACCAAATGCTGAACGTACCACTTTAACAAAGAAAgtagagagaaaacaccaccaGGTCATGGCAGGGATCAGTACAGCATCAAGGAGGAGCGGTCATGGTCGTGGTATACTGATGGATCCAAAACAGACAAGATCTGACACTGAACTTGGGGAGGACACTGAGACTGAGTGGATCTATACAGACAAAGGAAAAATGTTGGCTTTGAAAGAGAGTAGTCTCGTAGAACAGCCAGCAAGAATAACAAGGAGTATAGAAAGAGCAAAAAAGGAAATCACAGACAGGGAGAAGGAAGATGAAATTACCAGTGGAAGAACAAAAAGGGGGAAAGTGAGGATTAAAGAGCCTTTAGAAAGCAATAAAAATACTGGTTGGCTGAACAGCACTAAGAAAACGAGAAACCGTGGTGAATTGGTGGCTGTGGCAACTGCAAAAGAATTAGCCAAAATATGTGGAGAAAAATGTAGAGCTGATGCATCAGGAGGAATTCATTCAAGCGGGTCCGGCCAAAGATTGAGAATAAACAACTCGGTGCTTAGTACTAATGCTCCAGTTAAAGACAAGTCAAAGGCAACAGACGACAACATGAAAAACAGCATGTGGACAAGGTTTAAGAGAGGCAAAGGGCAAAACAACATGACTGACGTTAGTTCAATGGAACGGTCAATAAGAACCTGTGCACCATTTCAACATTCTCAGATGGATAAAAGAACGAGAGAAAGAAAATTGGCAAAtgacagcagcagcaacagaggGAGCCAAAAATGA